In Nitrosococcus oceani ATCC 19707, the following proteins share a genomic window:
- a CDS encoding aspartate/ornithine carbamoyltransferase family protein: MVKKFDPLLRKPLQPKDDTAGIERPLALMEQVLEDPAPLVGLANRPVLSARQFDRDKIIQLSRLAALYETTPTWLQLPLAGKILINAFYEPSTRTRLSFESAWHRLGGDVMPITDPATTGIAKGETLADVAEMFNNYGDLVVLRDSSEEAVYQMLESLRIPIINAGNGIDEHPTQALADLYTLFKWRPQLMASKVSASAQIRIGVVGAPRYMRTVRSLLLFLALFAPAIKEVVVICQQEEVFAKEQREELALSGLTLRTARQLNPELPALDVVYINSIAWRGDSFEKIGEDLRLCRSSPFKPGAIILHPLARGKELATDLDNTEHNWYFAQARGAVFMRMALLTTLVQRIDQVMDTPMQS; this comes from the coding sequence ATGGTGAAAAAATTTGATCCCTTATTAAGAAAACCCTTACAACCGAAGGATGATACAGCGGGGATTGAACGGCCCTTGGCTTTAATGGAGCAAGTGCTGGAAGATCCCGCTCCGTTAGTGGGGTTGGCTAACCGCCCCGTGCTTAGCGCCCGGCAATTCGACCGGGATAAGATCATTCAACTGAGCCGCTTGGCTGCCCTTTATGAAACCACCCCTACCTGGTTACAGCTCCCCCTAGCCGGGAAAATCCTCATCAATGCCTTCTATGAGCCTAGCACCCGGACCCGCCTGTCATTCGAAAGTGCCTGGCATCGACTGGGAGGCGATGTGATGCCCATCACCGATCCGGCTACCACCGGCATCGCTAAGGGCGAAACCTTGGCCGATGTAGCCGAAATGTTCAATAATTACGGAGACTTGGTCGTATTGCGGGATAGCAGCGAAGAGGCCGTCTACCAGATGCTGGAGTCCTTGCGCATTCCTATCATCAATGCCGGTAACGGTATCGATGAGCATCCCACTCAAGCCTTAGCCGACCTGTATACGCTGTTCAAATGGCGACCGCAGCTTATGGCGTCTAAGGTTTCTGCCTCGGCCCAAATACGAATAGGCGTTGTGGGCGCGCCCCGCTACATGCGCACGGTGCGCAGTCTACTGTTGTTCCTAGCCCTATTTGCACCGGCAATAAAAGAGGTAGTCGTTATCTGCCAGCAAGAAGAAGTATTTGCAAAAGAGCAACGAGAAGAATTAGCCCTTTCCGGCCTTACCCTTCGAACGGCTCGCCAACTCAATCCTGAACTTCCCGCCCTGGACGTGGTATATATTAATTCCATCGCTTGGCGGGGGGATAGCTTCGAAAAAATTGGGGAAGACTTGAGACTTTGCCGGTCCTCTCCCTTCAAACCAGGGGCAATTATTCTCCATCCTTTAGCCCGGGGAAAAGAACTCGCCACCGATTTGGATAACACAGAGCATAACTGGTACTTTGCCCAGGCTCGGGGCGCGGTCTTTATGCGCATGGCCCTGCTCACGACCCTTGTTCAACGAATCGATCAAGTAATGGATACCCCCATGCAAAGCTAA
- a CDS encoding sodium:solute symporter family protein: MNSVHSAILDPRLGWITLAILSMVWIWLGWFWGRNAKALDEYVLAGRRVGLALGTATAMATWVTSNTTMAAPQLAFQMGIWGMLGYSLGAVGLLMFAPLAQRIRKLMPNGYTSGDFIRLRYGKVAWRIFLAISLCYGLGWLVSMGMAGGILINALTGIPYHYGMTVILTICVGYTLLGGFRAVIGTDFIQSLLILSGLVVIAWLAIDKVGFDRIHASVAEERPQLLNLLMPAALMFLFNNLLFGVGEVFHSNVWWSRAFSFREGIGFKAYFTAGILWMPIPVVAGFIALAVPALDLNIPAADMVGPMVAGELLGVTGAVLVLVMVFSALSSSLDSLLAATSILVVEDLYRRHWRPHATAWQLRKATVIAIIGLGILTWLLCIPRLATLAELLYFTGAFVASTIWPIAAGLYWRRTNPTGAVVAMGLGSMAGLIGYFAIGFYVAALIGAFVSMVIVLLSTWLWPRDFNWDKLHESHPQGESPC, translated from the coding sequence GTGAACTCAGTTCATAGCGCTATCCTGGACCCGCGCCTGGGTTGGATTACCCTAGCCATTCTCAGCATGGTTTGGATTTGGCTCGGCTGGTTTTGGGGGCGCAATGCCAAAGCTCTGGATGAATATGTGCTTGCCGGGCGCCGGGTAGGACTTGCTCTAGGCACCGCCACCGCCATGGCCACCTGGGTCACTAGCAATACCACCATGGCCGCTCCCCAACTAGCTTTTCAAATGGGCATCTGGGGCATGTTGGGTTACTCTCTAGGGGCGGTGGGACTACTCATGTTCGCTCCCCTTGCCCAGCGGATCCGCAAACTTATGCCCAATGGCTACACCAGTGGCGATTTTATCCGCTTGCGCTACGGGAAGGTGGCCTGGCGGATTTTTCTTGCTATCTCCCTGTGCTATGGTCTGGGCTGGCTGGTTAGTATGGGAATGGCGGGCGGAATTCTTATCAATGCCCTGACGGGAATCCCCTACCATTATGGGATGACGGTTATTCTAACTATCTGTGTCGGTTATACCTTGCTAGGAGGATTCCGCGCCGTTATCGGTACCGACTTTATCCAATCACTCCTGATTCTATCCGGGCTGGTGGTTATTGCCTGGCTCGCCATCGATAAGGTCGGTTTTGACCGTATCCATGCCTCAGTCGCCGAGGAGCGGCCCCAATTGCTTAACCTCCTCATGCCTGCCGCTTTAATGTTTCTTTTCAACAACTTGTTGTTTGGAGTGGGGGAAGTATTCCATTCCAATGTTTGGTGGAGCCGAGCGTTTTCCTTTCGGGAAGGCATAGGATTTAAGGCCTATTTCACCGCCGGTATCCTATGGATGCCAATTCCTGTCGTTGCTGGTTTTATTGCCCTGGCGGTTCCCGCGCTGGATCTCAATATCCCGGCGGCCGATATGGTAGGCCCCATGGTTGCCGGAGAATTGCTAGGGGTTACTGGCGCGGTCCTGGTGCTGGTTATGGTGTTCTCAGCCCTCTCATCAAGCCTGGACTCTTTATTGGCGGCAACCAGTATCCTGGTGGTGGAAGATCTCTATCGGCGCCACTGGCGGCCCCATGCCACGGCTTGGCAACTTCGTAAAGCAACGGTGATCGCGATTATTGGTCTTGGGATCTTAACCTGGCTCCTGTGCATCCCCCGTTTAGCGACGCTGGCCGAATTACTCTATTTCACCGGCGCTTTCGTGGCCAGCACCATCTGGCCCATCGCAGCGGGACTTTATTGGCGCCGCACCAACCCCACTGGTGCTGTGGTAGCCATGGGTCTAGGCAGTATGGCCGGTCTCATAGGTTATTTTGCGATTGGTTTCTATGTCGCCGCCCTCATAGGTGCCTTCGTATCGATGGTCATTGTGCTGCTTAGCACCTGGCTTTGGCCCAGGGATTTTAACTGGGATAAGCTACATGAATCTCATCCACAAGGGGAAAGTCCATGCTGA
- a CDS encoding cysteine hydrolase family protein produces MTHSNAPLKESFDPLRASYRETVTEIPAVVESLEKRHTALLVVDLQYLDAAPGYGVFSHLSKGKVSKDTPEFYYFDQLERIVLPNVQRLQTAFRANNLEVIHTRIQSLTKDGRDRGPQHKRLGLHAPAGSKEAEFLPAIAPRGDEIIINKTASGVFNATNLSYILHNLGITGLFVAGVYTNECVSTAIRDACDLGFFTTLIEDACTTVTPELQKATLRALKDRYARVLSTDEAIAEINQVVAA; encoded by the coding sequence ATGACCCATTCCAACGCACCCTTAAAGGAAAGTTTTGATCCACTGCGGGCCAGCTACCGGGAAACCGTTACCGAAATTCCCGCCGTGGTGGAATCCCTGGAAAAGCGCCACACTGCACTGCTGGTGGTAGACTTACAATACCTGGATGCCGCGCCTGGCTATGGGGTTTTCTCCCATTTATCCAAGGGGAAGGTTTCTAAAGACACCCCCGAATTTTATTATTTCGATCAGCTCGAGCGGATCGTCCTACCCAACGTGCAGCGTCTGCAAACCGCCTTTCGGGCCAATAACCTGGAAGTGATCCATACCCGTATTCAGTCCTTGACCAAAGATGGCCGTGATCGCGGCCCGCAACACAAACGCTTGGGGCTCCATGCCCCCGCTGGTTCCAAGGAGGCTGAATTTCTGCCAGCAATCGCCCCCCGGGGAGATGAGATCATCATCAACAAAACCGCCAGTGGCGTTTTTAATGCCACTAATTTGTCCTACATCTTGCACAATCTGGGAATTACGGGCCTGTTTGTGGCGGGAGTCTATACCAATGAATGCGTCTCCACGGCTATTCGCGACGCCTGCGATTTAGGTTTTTTCACCACCCTGATCGAGGATGCTTGCACGACCGTCACTCCAGAGCTGCAAAAGGCGACCCTGCGTGCCCTGAAAGATCGCTATGCCCGAGTCTTGTCTACTGACGAGGCCATTGCGGAAATCAATCAGGTAGTGGCCGCGTGA